Part of the Micropterus dolomieu isolate WLL.071019.BEF.003 ecotype Adirondacks unplaced genomic scaffold, ASM2129224v1 contig_8977, whole genome shotgun sequence genome is shown below.
CTGACTTCACACCCTGTTCTGATTGGCTCGTTGACCCTCCGCAgtaaccacagaagaagaagcagctgtacacacacatttattgatTGTTAAACAGGTTAAATTAATCAGATCGTCATGGTTTCTGTGTCTCAGCGTCCTGCAGCAGTTTGTCCAGCAGGACCACGTCCACTCGATGTTTCATCACAAACTGTCCGTTCAGGTGGAAGACAGGTATGTCCCACCTGTACCTGTCCGCCCAGTGTCTGTTCTCGGGAAGACTGATGTCCACCTGCTGCAACACAAactgacagagacacacagtcagagcgAGACACGTCTCCGATCAAAGTACAACCCTGAATCTTCTCTCTGCGTTCCTTCAACATGAAGTTCTTCCAGAACGTTCTGCAGAAATGAAGGAACTCGATGACCCGGGCCCggatttatcaagcttctcagaattagaTTTTCAGAAACGCCGGTTGCAGTTCTGACGTGTGGACAGTAAAACCGGGGCTTTTGCCTCACGACATCAGAGTGTGCGCCGTTATccgctgtgtttgatgtcagattggGCGCCACTTCCCCTTTATTAGGCTCCGATTGGCCGACGTGGCTTTACGGTTGGCGTAAGTGATCGT
Proteins encoded:
- the cunh5orf63 gene encoding glutaredoxin-like protein C5orf63 homolog isoform X1 is translated as MFFLKSRPAALQLCRLFSADSLPTLTLFTKDPCPLCDEAKDVLDPFRHRFVLQQVDISLPENRHWADRYRWDIPVFHLNGQFVMKHRVDVVLLDKLLQDAETQKP
- the cunh5orf63 gene encoding glutaredoxin-like protein C5orf63 homolog isoform X2, with product MFFLKSRPAALQLCRLFSADSLPTLTLFTKDPCPLCDEAKDVLDPFRHRQVDISLPENRHWADRYRWDIPVFHLNGQFVMKHRVDVVLLDKLLQDAETQKP